The bacterium genome includes a region encoding these proteins:
- the sppA gene encoding signal peptide peptidase SppA yields the protein MKRFIMALLIVTTTAPAAFDAYATGAQGSVAVTDDARALWINPAGLAHRLSANAYLSWGSSGEVWEEWSTGLQLGSLGFGYRGAPAAADPESRENGYSLALGFGAEAFSLGLSLDWYNRTNTPEDPRAFDMRFGVLSRPAQFLSIGATVDNALGDSLAGVPLTRTWTGGVGLRPLAVFLPGNQDLLTVSFDVGWREDESTGAVGPGEQEGLFWRLGAEARPLDGLALNFSYSDDGEMSVGASLDFDYLTLGWGGALADGDLSNQGASIAFSLERREPLLNLAPVQVLVLEVTGAIDDEPPFFSLLGSGGGSDLTDLLRDLKRARDDSDVDAVLLEIQPVSGSFAGLSAAVQELGAEIDRTRAAGVPVYAVFTGEGANPAAYYLACHADKIFIPRVSELEGLGLAMHVMRFGGLAEGYGIDLETLTAGDYKSSFFPTTKGASEVQAEALQDMLEGVHGQLLALIAERRGLSPTRLDELTDAFVIHPADALELGLVDGIGGAEEALVALARAAGANPENADDVPLIEVASRQYWENEWGNRPRIAVIGAYGSIAVGRSSYSIVDGSKVMGSQTIAAELDDARRDPLVRAVVLRIDSGGGSGIASDEIARAVERCTANGKPVIASMGDVAASGGYWIACPADFIYASGSTYTGSIGVVGVLPSLERLFEEKGVVREVYQKGKSANLGDIGHRLTDEERAAYESELAYFYDIFINLVAESRGMDPEAVRAVAGGRVWTGSEALENGLVDGLGGLREAVELARREGGIEHPDPDLATYYSFGSVIFKRIGGYLSDLFGLGPFSEFELEL from the coding sequence GTGAAACGATTCATCATGGCCCTCTTGATCGTCACGACGACCGCTCCGGCCGCCTTCGACGCGTACGCGACGGGGGCGCAGGGCTCGGTGGCCGTGACCGACGACGCCCGGGCGCTGTGGATCAACCCCGCCGGTCTGGCCCACAGATTATCCGCCAACGCCTACCTCTCCTGGGGCTCGAGCGGGGAGGTGTGGGAGGAGTGGTCCACGGGGCTCCAACTGGGGAGCCTGGGGTTCGGCTACCGGGGCGCGCCGGCGGCCGCGGACCCCGAATCCCGCGAAAACGGCTACAGCCTGGCGCTGGGGTTCGGCGCCGAGGCCTTTAGTCTCGGCCTTTCGTTGGATTGGTACAACCGCACGAACACTCCCGAGGACCCGCGGGCCTTCGACATGCGCTTCGGCGTCCTGAGCCGACCCGCCCAGTTCCTATCCATCGGGGCCACGGTGGACAACGCCCTGGGCGACTCGCTGGCCGGCGTCCCCCTCACCCGCACCTGGACCGGGGGCGTCGGACTGCGGCCACTGGCGGTTTTCCTCCCCGGAAATCAGGACCTTCTTACCGTGAGCTTCGACGTCGGCTGGCGGGAAGATGAGAGCACGGGCGCCGTCGGACCCGGCGAACAGGAGGGGCTCTTCTGGAGGCTGGGGGCCGAGGCCCGCCCGCTGGACGGCCTGGCGCTCAATTTCTCCTACTCCGACGACGGGGAGATGAGCGTCGGGGCGAGTCTGGACTTCGATTATTTGACCCTGGGCTGGGGCGGGGCGCTCGCCGACGGGGACCTCTCGAACCAGGGCGCCTCCATCGCCTTCAGCCTGGAGCGAAGGGAACCGCTCTTGAACCTGGCGCCGGTGCAGGTGCTGGTGCTGGAGGTCACCGGGGCGATTGACGACGAGCCGCCCTTCTTCTCCCTCCTGGGCTCGGGGGGCGGGAGCGACCTCACCGACCTCCTGCGCGACCTGAAGCGGGCCCGGGACGACTCCGACGTGGACGCCGTGCTCCTGGAGATACAGCCCGTCAGCGGCTCGTTCGCCGGATTGTCGGCGGCGGTGCAGGAGCTCGGGGCGGAGATTGACCGCACCCGGGCCGCGGGGGTCCCGGTTTACGCCGTGTTCACCGGCGAGGGGGCGAACCCGGCCGCCTACTACCTGGCCTGCCACGCGGACAAGATTTTCATCCCCCGGGTGAGCGAGCTGGAGGGCCTCGGCCTCGCCATGCACGTGATGCGCTTCGGCGGGCTCGCCGAGGGGTACGGGATAGACCTGGAGACGCTCACCGCCGGCGATTACAAGTCCAGCTTCTTCCCCACCACCAAGGGGGCGTCCGAGGTCCAGGCCGAGGCGCTCCAGGATATGCTGGAGGGGGTCCACGGACAGCTCCTGGCGCTCATCGCTGAACGGCGGGGCCTGAGCCCGACGCGGCTCGACGAGCTCACCGACGCCTTCGTCATCCACCCCGCCGACGCGCTCGAGCTGGGGCTGGTGGACGGCATCGGGGGGGCGGAAGAGGCGCTGGTGGCCCTTGCGCGCGCGGCCGGAGCAAATCCCGAAAACGCGGACGACGTCCCCCTGATCGAAGTGGCCTCCCGGCAGTACTGGGAGAACGAGTGGGGCAACCGGCCCCGCATCGCCGTCATCGGGGCCTACGGCTCCATCGCGGTGGGGCGGAGCTCCTACAGCATCGTGGACGGCTCGAAGGTGATGGGCTCGCAGACTATAGCGGCCGAGCTCGACGACGCCCGGAGGGACCCGCTGGTCAGGGCGGTCGTGCTGCGGATAGATTCGGGCGGCGGGTCGGGGATAGCCTCCGACGAGATAGCCCGCGCCGTGGAGCGCTGCACCGCCAACGGCAAGCCGGTCATCGCCTCCATGGGCGACGTCGCCGCCTCGGGGGGCTACTGGATCGCCTGCCCCGCCGACTTCATCTACGCCTCGGGCTCCACCTACACCGGCTCCATCGGCGTGGTCGGTGTGCTGCCGTCCCTGGAGCGGCTTTTCGAGGAGAAGGGCGTGGTGCGCGAGGTGTACCAGAAGGGGAAGTCGGCGAACCTGGGCGACATCGGCCACCGGCTGACGGACGAGGAGCGGGCGGCCTACGAATCAGAACTGGCCTACTTCTACGACATTTTCATCAACCTGGTCGCCGAGAGCCGCGGGATGGACCCGGAGGCGGTGCGGGCCGTGGCCGGCGGGCGGGTGTGGACCGGCTCCGAGGCCCTGGAAAACGGCCTGGTGGACGGGCTGGGCGGTCTGCGCGAGGCGGTGGAGCTGGCGAGGCGCGAAGGGGGCATCGAGCACCCCGACCCGGACCTGGCCACCTACTACTCCTTCGGCTCGGTGATTTTCAAGCGCATCGGGGGGTATCTGAGCGATCTTTTCGGCCTGGGCCCGTTCTCGGAGTTCGAGCTGGAGCTTTAG